One Mangifera indica cultivar Alphonso chromosome 4, CATAS_Mindica_2.1, whole genome shotgun sequence genomic region harbors:
- the LOC123213120 gene encoding uncharacterized protein LOC123213120 has protein sequence MALRLAALKRSGINTGCGLSFMRLAHAAALPAPINSTISSPAVSPPLGLPDNPEVENNSGFGFPSFSFGGSMELMAVPKKKVSPHKKGIRNGPKALKPVPVIIRCKSCGRVKLPHFFCCSGERRKEE, from the exons ATGGCGTTGAGACTGGCTGCGCTAAAACGCTCGGGGATTAACACAGGATGCGGGTTATCCTTCATGCGGCTGGCCCATGCTGCGGCCCTTCCTGCGCCGATAAATTCAACTATCAGTTCCCCAGCTGTATCTCCACCGTTGGGTTTACCAGATAACCCAGAAGTAGAAAACAACAGCGGTTTCGGATTCCCTAGTTTCTCATTTGGTGGATCAATGGAACTTATGGCTGTTCCCAAAAAGAAg GTTTCTCCCCATAAGAAAGGCATAAGAAATGGGCCAAAAGCTTTGAAGCCTGTTCCTGTGATTATTCGTTGCAA GAGCTGCGGTCGGGTGAAACTGCCACACTTCTTCTGTTGCAGCGGAGAGAGGCGGAAGGAAGagtga